A single genomic interval of Arthrobacter methylotrophus harbors:
- the sigE gene encoding RNA polymerase sigma factor SigE produces the protein MRASSAAPVQTTEAVLGSTDQAPPAEEWVRPTWEEVVENHSAKVFRLAYRLTGNKFDAEDLTQEVFVRVFRSLENFKPGTLDGWLHRITTNLFLDQARRKSRIRFDALAEDAESRLPGREPGPEQSFELNNLDLDVQRALEELPPDFRAAVVLCDLEGLSYDEVAEALGVKLGTVRSRIHRGRTMLREKLAHRDPRPVQARKPRLKMPRIAGLL, from the coding sequence ATGCGGGCATCAAGTGCTGCGCCAGTCCAGACGACGGAAGCAGTCCTGGGTTCAACCGACCAGGCCCCGCCCGCGGAAGAATGGGTCAGACCTACGTGGGAAGAAGTGGTGGAGAACCACTCGGCCAAAGTCTTCCGTCTTGCCTATCGGCTGACGGGAAACAAGTTCGACGCCGAGGATCTCACCCAGGAAGTCTTTGTCCGCGTCTTCCGTTCGCTCGAAAACTTCAAGCCGGGGACGCTCGACGGCTGGTTGCACCGGATCACCACCAACCTCTTCCTCGACCAGGCACGGCGGAAGAGCCGCATCCGTTTCGATGCCTTGGCCGAAGACGCCGAATCCCGGTTGCCCGGCCGTGAGCCCGGGCCCGAGCAGAGCTTCGAGTTGAACAACCTGGACCTTGACGTCCAGCGCGCCCTGGAAGAACTTCCGCCGGACTTTCGCGCCGCCGTCGTACTTTGCGATCTTGAAGGCCTCTCCTATGACGAAGTTGCCGAAGCCTTGGGCGTGAAACTTGGGACCGTCAGGTCCCGCATCCACCGCGGCCGGACCATGCTCCGCGAAAAGCTGGCGCACCGGGATCCACGTCCGGTCCAAGCCCGCAAGCCACGGCTGAAGATGCCCCGCATCGCCGGTCTCCTTTAG
- a CDS encoding glutamate ABC transporter substrate-binding protein yields the protein MKAFITRRKSLLVAASAVLALSLSACGGSGGGSTAPSSGSAPFTVAQNVSITGSPTFDTIKSNGKVRIGVKQDQPGLGFKDAATGEYSGFDIQIAQWIAASLGFSQDKIEYKPIPSANRESAITNGDIDYYVGTYSITDKRKQLIDFAGPYFVTGQGLLVKKDNTSINSEKDLSGKNVCSATGSTPIQNIKANFPSTKTTEFDTYSQCVEALKSGQVDAVTTDQAILLGYAAQEPDSLKVVGQPFTVEKYGVGLKKGDTALRQFINKMFTDGGSTWQKIYDSTLGQSGTKVTQPAVDNY from the coding sequence ATGAAGGCTTTTATCACCCGGAGGAAATCTCTTCTGGTCGCCGCAAGTGCAGTGCTCGCCCTGTCGCTGAGCGCATGTGGGGGAAGCGGCGGAGGCTCCACGGCGCCGAGCAGTGGGTCCGCACCTTTCACCGTGGCTCAGAATGTTTCCATCACGGGCAGCCCGACATTCGACACCATCAAATCGAATGGGAAAGTCCGGATCGGCGTGAAGCAGGATCAGCCCGGCCTGGGATTCAAAGATGCTGCGACCGGTGAGTACAGCGGCTTTGACATCCAGATTGCCCAGTGGATTGCGGCATCCCTTGGCTTCTCCCAGGACAAGATCGAATACAAGCCAATCCCTTCCGCCAACCGCGAGTCAGCCATTACCAACGGCGACATCGACTATTACGTCGGGACGTACTCCATCACTGACAAGCGCAAGCAGCTGATCGATTTCGCGGGTCCCTACTTCGTGACCGGCCAGGGCCTGCTGGTCAAGAAGGACAACACGTCCATCAACAGTGAGAAGGACCTCTCCGGCAAGAACGTCTGCTCGGCCACCGGTTCCACGCCGATCCAGAACATCAAGGCGAACTTCCCCAGCACCAAGACCACAGAGTTCGACACGTACTCGCAGTGCGTCGAAGCCCTCAAGAGCGGCCAGGTCGACGCCGTCACCACCGACCAGGCCATCCTGCTCGGCTACGCTGCCCAGGAGCCGGACAGCCTGAAGGTCGTCGGACAGCCATTCACCGTTGAGAAGTACGGTGTCGGCCTGAAGAAGGGCGACACTGCGCTGCGCCAGTTCATCAACAAGATGTTCACCGATGGCGGATCCACGTGGCAGAAAATCTACGACTCCACCCTGGGGCAGTCCGGCACCAAGGTCACCCAGCCCGCAGTGGACAACTACTAA
- a CDS encoding amino acid ABC transporter permease, whose translation MSSVLFDAPGPKARARYRILGVVTALVIIAIVGFIVLRFAQSGQFDAKKWQLFTFPLVQQTIVQSVGATLSAFATAAVFSLVLGVVLAFGRLSDRKWISMPCYGFTELFRAVPLLILMMIFYYGLPQLGVQGITPFTAVVAGLVLYNGSVLAEVFRAGIESLPRGQSEAGYAIGLPKSAVMTNILLPQAVRSMLPVIISQLVVILKDTALGFIVTYNEILFQAKYFGSQAQYGSPIIPSAIIAGVLYVGMCLILAGIAKWLESRMRRNVKVVKVARSEIVAAEG comes from the coding sequence ATGAGCTCGGTTCTCTTTGACGCCCCGGGGCCAAAAGCGCGCGCACGCTACAGGATTCTCGGCGTCGTGACCGCCCTGGTCATCATCGCCATCGTCGGGTTCATCGTCCTCCGCTTCGCTCAAAGCGGGCAGTTCGATGCGAAGAAATGGCAGTTGTTCACCTTCCCGCTGGTGCAGCAGACCATCGTCCAGTCGGTAGGTGCAACGCTTTCCGCTTTTGCCACGGCAGCCGTGTTCAGCCTCGTCCTCGGTGTGGTCCTGGCGTTCGGCCGGCTCTCCGACCGCAAGTGGATCAGCATGCCTTGCTACGGATTCACGGAACTCTTCCGTGCCGTTCCCTTGCTGATCCTCATGATGATCTTCTACTACGGACTACCTCAGCTGGGCGTCCAGGGCATCACGCCTTTCACGGCAGTCGTTGCCGGCCTGGTGCTGTACAACGGATCAGTGCTGGCGGAAGTCTTCCGCGCCGGCATTGAATCGCTCCCCCGCGGACAGAGCGAGGCCGGCTATGCCATCGGCTTGCCCAAGAGCGCGGTGATGACGAACATCCTGCTTCCGCAGGCGGTCCGCTCAATGCTCCCGGTGATCATTTCCCAGCTCGTGGTCATTCTCAAGGACACGGCGTTGGGCTTCATCGTGACCTACAACGAAATCCTCTTCCAAGCGAAATACTTCGGAAGCCAAGCCCAGTACGGCTCGCCCATCATCCCCTCCGCCATCATCGCCGGCGTGCTGTACGTGGGCATGTGCCTGATCCTCGCGGGCATCGCCAAGTGGCTTGAAAGCCGGATGCGCCGCAACGTCAAAGTGGTGAAGGTAGCCAGATCGGAAATTGTGGCGGCCGAGGGCTAG
- a CDS encoding DivIVA domain-containing protein: protein MSFFLVFLAIAVAGAVLFLGAGMARSSRNSGAGLDEPVPNLPPVLLPAGAKASDVDRVRFALGLRGYRMDQVDQVLDELRDQLTAQEREIDRLKRSLETARNQEEPTA from the coding sequence GTGAGCTTCTTCTTGGTCTTTCTCGCGATCGCCGTTGCCGGCGCCGTGTTGTTCCTCGGTGCCGGAATGGCCCGGTCCAGCCGCAACTCCGGCGCCGGGTTGGATGAACCAGTCCCGAACCTGCCGCCGGTTCTGCTACCGGCCGGAGCCAAGGCGTCCGACGTCGACCGCGTACGGTTTGCCTTGGGCCTGCGCGGCTACCGGATGGACCAGGTTGATCAGGTGCTCGATGAGTTGAGGGATCAACTCACCGCGCAGGAGAGGGAAATTGACCGGCTTAAGCGCTCCCTTGAAACAGCCAGGAACCAGGAAGAACCGACAGCATGA
- a CDS encoding DUF3117 domain-containing protein, which translates to MAAMKPRTGDGPMEVTKEGRSLIMRVPLEGGGRLVVELNAAEAANLKECLVGVTE; encoded by the coding sequence ATGGCGGCTATGAAACCACGTACTGGCGACGGCCCTATGGAAGTAACCAAAGAGGGCCGCAGCCTGATCATGCGTGTGCCGCTCGAAGGCGGAGGACGGCTGGTGGTCGAGCTCAACGCAGCAGAAGCGGCGAACCTCAAGGAATGCCTCGTAGGCGTTACTGAATAG
- a CDS encoding amino acid ABC transporter ATP-binding protein codes for MTTQASSETLVSLNGVNKHYGQLHVLKDINLQVKKGEVVVVIGPSGSGKSTLCRAINRLETIDTGEISIDGKKLPEEGKELALLRADVGMVFQSFNLFAHKTILENVTLGPIKVKKLSKATADKDAMALLERVGVGQQAPKLPAQLSGGQQQRVAIARALAMKPKVMLFDEPTSALDPEMINEVLDVMVQLAKEGMTMIVVTHEMGFARKAADRVVFMADGQIVEDAKPEEFFTNPQSNRAKDFLSKLLTH; via the coding sequence ATGACTACTCAAGCCTCCAGCGAAACCCTCGTCTCCCTGAATGGCGTCAACAAGCACTATGGTCAACTGCATGTCCTCAAGGACATCAACCTCCAGGTCAAGAAGGGCGAGGTTGTGGTTGTCATCGGGCCGTCGGGCTCGGGTAAGTCGACGCTGTGCCGGGCCATCAACCGGCTAGAGACCATCGACACGGGCGAGATCTCGATCGACGGCAAGAAACTTCCCGAGGAAGGCAAGGAACTCGCCCTCCTCCGTGCCGACGTCGGGATGGTCTTCCAGTCCTTCAACCTTTTCGCGCACAAGACGATCCTCGAGAACGTCACCTTGGGTCCGATCAAGGTCAAGAAGCTGAGCAAGGCAACCGCGGACAAGGACGCCATGGCGTTGTTGGAGCGGGTCGGCGTCGGGCAACAGGCACCCAAGTTGCCGGCACAATTGTCCGGCGGCCAGCAGCAGCGTGTGGCAATCGCGCGGGCCCTCGCCATGAAACCGAAGGTCATGCTGTTTGATGAGCCGACCTCCGCCCTTGACCCGGAAATGATCAACGAGGTCCTGGACGTCATGGTCCAGCTGGCCAAGGAAGGCATGACCATGATCGTGGTCACCCACGAGATGGGCTTTGCCAGGAAGGCTGCGGACCGTGTGGTCTTCATGGCGGACGGCCAGATCGTGGAAGACGCCAAACCCGAGGAATTCTTCACCAATCCCCAGAGCAACCGTGCCAAGGATTTCCTCTCGAAACTCCTGACCCACTAG
- a CDS encoding TIGR00730 family Rossman fold protein yields the protein MSTSQPQVPSPDANGKATGNRTAASAPAVAAEPPAKHKGPLELRRKQAAMPMSDQRLLDTRGADHFIHTDPWRVLRIQSEFVEGFGALAELGPAVSVFGSARTKPGTGFYDMGVQVGRHLAEAGVAVITGGGPGSMEAANRGAVEGNGVSVGLGIELPFEQGLNRWVDLGINFRYFFARKTMFVKYAQGFIVLPGGLGTLDELFEAMVLVQTRKVTSFPIVLLGVDFWSPMIEWIKGTLVAEGMVSAKDLDLIQLVDDPADAVHRVLHGVPRPPSTNGDQRPE from the coding sequence ATGAGTACCAGCCAGCCCCAGGTTCCAAGTCCAGACGCTAACGGCAAAGCCACGGGCAACCGAACGGCAGCGTCAGCTCCTGCCGTTGCCGCGGAACCGCCAGCGAAGCACAAAGGACCCTTGGAGCTTCGGCGCAAACAGGCCGCCATGCCGATGTCGGACCAACGGCTCCTGGACACGCGGGGAGCGGACCACTTCATTCACACCGACCCGTGGCGGGTACTTCGAATCCAGAGCGAATTCGTCGAAGGGTTCGGTGCGCTGGCAGAGCTTGGCCCAGCGGTCAGCGTCTTCGGTTCCGCCCGCACCAAACCAGGAACCGGCTTTTACGACATGGGGGTGCAAGTCGGCCGCCATCTCGCCGAAGCCGGAGTCGCCGTCATCACAGGAGGCGGCCCCGGATCCATGGAGGCCGCCAACAGGGGTGCTGTGGAAGGCAATGGAGTGTCCGTGGGCCTGGGCATCGAACTGCCGTTTGAACAGGGCCTGAACCGGTGGGTGGACCTGGGTATCAACTTCAGGTACTTTTTCGCCCGAAAGACTATGTTCGTGAAGTACGCGCAAGGTTTCATTGTCCTGCCGGGCGGCCTGGGGACCTTGGACGAACTGTTCGAGGCGATGGTCCTGGTGCAGACCCGCAAAGTGACGTCGTTCCCCATCGTGCTGTTGGGTGTTGACTTCTGGAGCCCGATGATCGAATGGATCAAGGGGACTTTGGTAGCCGAAGGCATGGTCTCCGCGAAGGACCTGGACCTCATCCAGCTCGTTGACGATCCTGCGGATGCCGTGCACCGCGTCCTGCACGGTGTCCCGCGTCCGCCCTCGACCAATGGCGACCAGCGCCCGGAGTAG
- a CDS encoding O-methyltransferase — protein sequence MSADKSTSWSYAEDLPAEDDVLLRARERSFELGVTPVSPGVGAVLTVLAAASKAQTVVEVGSGAGVSGVCLLRGLSPQAVLTTIDVDVEHLKAAREAFLESGSPANRTRTISGRAADVLPRLTDSAYDLVFIDADKPNFPGYVEQAIRLLKSGGTLVINDALDKDKVSNPAARDSTTVVLRQIGKAIRDDERLSSAMLPTGDGLLVAVKK from the coding sequence ATGAGTGCCGACAAGTCAACCAGCTGGTCCTATGCAGAAGATCTGCCTGCCGAGGACGACGTGTTGCTTCGCGCCCGTGAACGGTCGTTCGAGCTGGGCGTTACTCCAGTCAGCCCCGGCGTCGGTGCTGTCCTGACGGTACTCGCTGCGGCATCAAAGGCCCAGACCGTCGTGGAGGTCGGTTCAGGGGCAGGAGTGTCCGGCGTGTGCCTTCTGCGTGGCCTCAGCCCACAAGCTGTCCTGACAACGATCGACGTCGACGTCGAGCACCTCAAGGCCGCGCGCGAGGCCTTCCTGGAGTCGGGCAGCCCCGCGAACCGGACCCGGACCATCTCCGGCCGCGCAGCCGATGTCTTGCCGCGCCTCACCGATTCCGCTTACGACCTCGTGTTCATCGACGCTGACAAGCCCAACTTTCCCGGATACGTCGAGCAGGCCATCAGGTTGCTCAAGTCCGGCGGAACGCTGGTCATCAATGACGCTTTGGACAAGGACAAGGTTTCCAACCCGGCCGCCAGGGACAGCACCACAGTGGTGTTGCGCCAGATCGGCAAGGCCATCCGCGATGACGAGCGCCTCTCCTCGGCAATGCTTCCCACCGGTGACGGTTTGCTGGTAGCAGTCAAGAAGTAG
- a CDS encoding amino acid ABC transporter permease, which yields MNTLLNNSDLFITGFRNTLILFFFAGVFALILGTIVATLRVSPIPAMRAAATLYINVVRNTPLTLVLFFFALGYPKLGLVEIDFMTAATVGLSLYTATYVAEAVRSGINTVPVGQAEAARAIGLTFTQTLTVVILPQAFRAVIPPMFSVFIALLKNTTVAAGFSVAEAGAIRSNLSERGEPAMAGLLWVALIFVLIVFILSFAQRKLEKKWKVAR from the coding sequence GTGAATACGCTGCTGAACAACTCGGATCTCTTTATCACGGGGTTCCGGAACACCCTCATACTCTTCTTCTTTGCAGGGGTCTTTGCCTTGATCCTGGGCACCATCGTGGCAACGCTGCGTGTTTCGCCGATCCCTGCGATGCGCGCCGCAGCCACGCTGTATATCAACGTGGTGCGCAACACCCCGTTGACGCTGGTCCTGTTCTTTTTTGCCTTGGGCTATCCGAAGCTTGGCCTCGTCGAAATTGATTTCATGACTGCCGCTACCGTTGGCCTCAGCCTATACACGGCCACTTACGTGGCCGAGGCCGTACGCTCCGGCATCAACACCGTTCCCGTGGGCCAAGCCGAAGCTGCCCGCGCCATCGGACTGACGTTCACGCAAACGCTCACGGTGGTGATCCTCCCCCAGGCTTTCCGCGCGGTCATCCCGCCCATGTTCAGCGTGTTCATTGCATTGCTCAAGAACACCACGGTGGCTGCAGGATTTTCAGTGGCCGAAGCGGGGGCCATTCGGTCAAACCTTTCCGAGCGCGGGGAACCCGCCATGGCCGGACTGCTCTGGGTCGCACTAATATTCGTTCTGATCGTTTTCATCCTTTCCTTCGCACAGCGAAAGCTTGAAAAGAAATGGAAGGTGGCCCGATGA
- the dapD gene encoding 2,3,4,5-tetrahydropyridine-2,6-dicarboxylate N-succinyltransferase, whose protein sequence is MTETAASAAPDSASANHRSAYGFGLATIATSDAGEATVLDAWFPAPALGVAAESLRTVEHADESLTSLASDSRDADRGTEQKVVFAQINLDEAPADTVDAYLRLHLLSHRLVQPNSINLDGIFGKLPNVVWTNFGPAAVDGFEVTRARLRKRGAVTVYGVDKFPRMVDYVVPSGVRIADADRVRLGAYLSEGTTVMHEGFVNFNAGTLGTSMVEGRISAGVVTGDGTDVGGGASIMGTLSGGGKEKIALGERVLLGANSGVGISIGDDSVVEAGLYVTAGTRVRILGPKDANGEDTSSIIKAVELSGMPNLLFRRNSTTGEVEVLPRKGQTVELNEALHTN, encoded by the coding sequence ATGACTGAAACCGCTGCCTCAGCCGCACCCGATAGCGCATCTGCAAACCACCGTTCCGCCTATGGCTTTGGCCTGGCCACCATCGCCACCTCCGACGCCGGAGAAGCGACAGTACTGGACGCATGGTTTCCGGCGCCGGCCCTGGGCGTAGCGGCCGAGTCCCTGCGAACGGTGGAGCATGCGGATGAATCGTTGACCAGCCTTGCTTCTGATAGCCGCGACGCCGATCGCGGGACGGAGCAGAAGGTTGTCTTCGCCCAGATCAACCTGGATGAAGCCCCCGCGGACACCGTGGACGCCTACTTGCGCCTTCACCTGCTCTCGCACCGCCTGGTCCAGCCCAACAGCATCAACCTGGACGGTATCTTCGGCAAACTCCCCAACGTTGTGTGGACCAACTTCGGTCCCGCCGCGGTGGACGGTTTTGAGGTGACCCGCGCCCGCCTCCGCAAGCGCGGCGCCGTCACCGTGTATGGAGTGGACAAGTTCCCCCGTATGGTGGACTACGTCGTCCCCAGCGGCGTCAGGATAGCCGACGCAGACCGTGTCCGTTTGGGCGCCTACCTCTCCGAAGGCACCACCGTCATGCACGAGGGCTTCGTGAACTTCAATGCCGGCACGCTTGGCACCTCCATGGTGGAAGGCCGCATCTCCGCAGGTGTGGTGACCGGTGACGGCACCGACGTCGGCGGCGGCGCCTCCATCATGGGCACCCTGTCCGGTGGCGGCAAGGAAAAGATCGCCCTGGGTGAGCGTGTACTGCTGGGAGCGAATTCCGGCGTGGGCATCAGCATCGGCGATGATTCCGTGGTTGAAGCCGGCCTCTACGTCACGGCAGGAACCCGCGTACGGATCCTCGGCCCAAAGGACGCCAACGGCGAGGACACCAGCAGCATCATCAAGGCCGTGGAACTCTCGGGCATGCCGAACCTGCTGTTCCGCCGCAACTCCACCACGGGTGAAGTCGAGGTCCTCCCCCGCAAGGGACAGACGGTGGAGCTCAACGAAGCCCTTCACACCAACTAG
- the dapE gene encoding succinyl-diaminopimelate desuccinylase, with protein sequence MTVETTPILLDLRQDVALLTAALMDINSVSGNESALANAVESALRTIPGLRLVRDGDAIIARTELGRPERVILAGHLDTVPLPTVEGSLGTVPSTWESGIAGTGNLYGRGATDMKGGVAVQLALAATMFDGGAEPGKDVTFVFYDHEEVEAVKSGLGRLVRNHGHLLEGDFAILLEPTDGTVEGGCNGTSRFEATTVGEAAHSARAWMGSNAIHAAAPILSRLAAYEPRTVNVDGLDYRESLNAVKINGGTAGNVIPDRCVVEINYRFAPDKTPDQAEAHVRELLEGFDVVRTDAAAGARPGLNHPAAASFVAAVGADPKPKYGWTDVARFSELGVPAVNFGPGDPLLAHKDNEHVDADAIRECLRALRLWLAD encoded by the coding sequence GTGACCGTCGAAACTACTCCGATTCTTCTTGACCTCCGGCAAGACGTCGCGTTGCTGACCGCCGCGCTCATGGACATCAACAGCGTGTCCGGCAACGAATCCGCGTTGGCGAACGCCGTCGAGTCTGCCCTTCGCACGATCCCGGGGCTGCGGTTGGTGCGGGATGGCGACGCCATCATTGCCCGAACCGAGCTTGGACGTCCCGAGCGGGTCATCCTTGCCGGCCACCTCGATACCGTACCGTTGCCCACCGTGGAAGGTTCACTAGGCACAGTGCCGTCAACGTGGGAGTCCGGCATCGCGGGCACGGGGAATCTGTACGGACGCGGGGCAACCGACATGAAGGGCGGAGTTGCGGTACAGCTTGCCCTCGCAGCCACCATGTTCGACGGCGGCGCCGAGCCGGGCAAAGATGTCACGTTTGTCTTCTACGACCATGAGGAAGTCGAAGCCGTCAAGAGCGGCCTTGGTCGCTTGGTAAGGAACCACGGCCATCTCCTGGAAGGTGACTTCGCGATCCTCCTCGAACCCACTGACGGCACCGTGGAAGGTGGCTGCAATGGCACTAGCCGCTTCGAAGCCACCACGGTGGGGGAGGCGGCCCACTCGGCCCGGGCGTGGATGGGCAGCAATGCCATCCACGCTGCCGCCCCCATCCTCAGCCGCTTGGCTGCCTACGAACCGCGCACTGTCAACGTGGACGGGCTCGACTACCGGGAAAGCCTCAATGCCGTGAAGATCAACGGCGGTACCGCAGGCAACGTGATTCCGGACCGCTGCGTGGTGGAAATCAACTACCGATTCGCGCCGGACAAGACCCCGGACCAAGCCGAAGCCCATGTCCGTGAACTGTTGGAGGGCTTCGACGTGGTCCGCACCGATGCCGCCGCTGGCGCCAGGCCCGGCCTTAACCACCCGGCTGCCGCGTCCTTCGTTGCCGCCGTCGGCGCCGATCCCAAACCCAAATACGGGTGGACCGACGTCGCGCGCTTCAGTGAACTAGGCGTTCCCGCAGTCAATTTCGGCCCCGGCGATCCGCTGCTGGCCCATAAGGACAATGAACACGTCGACGCCGATGCCATCCGCGAGTGCCTCCGCGCCCTTCGGCTGTGGCTGGCCGACTAG